The Seriola aureovittata isolate HTS-2021-v1 ecotype China chromosome 2, ASM2101889v1, whole genome shotgun sequence genome has a segment encoding these proteins:
- the pank4 gene encoding 4'-phosphopantetheine phosphatase translates to MAEFGRVDSSTSSHTMDKSIILPPDEIFRNLENAKRFAIDIGGSLTKLAYYSTVQHKVAKVRSFEHNVKDAASDKLYEISVQEEVTARLHFIKFENAYIETCLDFIKDHLVNTETKVIKATGGGAHKFKELIERKLGLKVDKEDEMTCLIKGCNFVLRNIPHEAFVYAKHADSEFRFQTTNPDIFPYLLVNIGSGVSIVKVESEDKFERIGGSSIGGGTFWGLGALLTKTKRFDELLQLASKGQHASVDMLVKDIYGGSYGSLGLTGDLIASSFGKSATADKEFSKEDMAKSLLHMISNDIGQLACLYAKLHNLSRVYFGGFFIRGHPVTMHTITYSINFFTKGEVQALFLRHEGYLGAIGAFLKGAEEDNPNQYSWGENYAGSSGLMSVSPDMNPMQRARSGTFDMLEMDRLERQLVNLPLLQDPSSYIPDTVDLTEDALAREYWLYCFEEALDGVVKRAVASQPDIPEANERAEKFRQKYRHKLQTLRHQPFAYGSLTVRSLLDTREHCLNEFNFPDPYSKIKQRENDMALKYYQKAVKSMEELSWEQRQFALVRGVLAGNVFDWGAKAVSDVLESDPEFGFEEAKRQLEERPWLVDSYNQWLERLKGPPHKCALFFVDNSGVDIILGVMPFVRELLSRGTEVVLASNSGPALNDVTNGELQILTERIAAMDQVIQAGLREDRLTLVQSGSSSPCLDLSRLDKVLAMVVRERQTDLVIIEGMGRAIHTNYYAMLSCESLKMAVIKNSWLADRLGGKLFSVVFKYEVPPGKPSQDSAALMPS, encoded by the exons ATGGCGGAATTTGGTCGAGTTGACAGCAGCACAAGTAGTCATACGATGGATAAAAGCATTATTCTTCCGCCCGATGAAATATTCCGCAATTTGGAGAACGCAAAACGCTTCGCAATAGACATAG GTGGGTCTCTAACAAAGCTTGCCTACTACTCAACTGTTCAACATAAAGTGGCCAAAGTACGATCTTTCGAGCACAACGTAAag GATGCTGCCAGTGACAAGCTGTATGAGATATCAGTGCAGGAAGAGGTCACTGCACGTCTGCACTTTATCAAGTTTGAAAATGCTTACATTGAAACATGCTTGGACTTCATCAAAGACCATCTGGTCAACACGGAAACCAAAGTTATCAAAGCTACTGGTGGAGGGGCACACAAGTTCAAGGAACTCATTGAGAGGAAACTTGGACTCAA AGTGGACAAAGAGGATGAGATGACCTGCCTTATTAAAGGCTGTAACTTTGTGCTGAGGAACATTCCCCATGAGGCTTTCGTGTACGCCAAGCACGCTGACTCAGAGTTCCGCTTTCAGACGACTAATCCAGATATCTTCCCTTACCTGCTTGTAAACATCGGCTCTGGAGTGTCCATAGTCAAG GTTGAATCAGAGGACAAATTTGAGCGAATAGGAGGAAGTTCAATAGGTGGGGGGACGTTCTGGGGCCTTGGAGCCTTGCTCACCAAAACAAAG AGATTTGACGAGTTGCTACAGTTGGCCTCGAAAGGGCAGCATGCAAGTGTGGATATGCTTGTCAAAGATATCTACGGAGGATCTTACGGGTCTCTGGGCTTGACTGGAGATCTAATCGCCAGCAGTTTTGGAAAGTCTGCTACTGCAGACAAAG AGTTTTCTAAAGAAGACATGGCCAAGAGCTTACTCCATATGATCAGCAACGACATCGGGCAGCTGGCCTGTCTGTATGCCAAGCTCCACAACCTGTCCAGAGTGTACTTTGGAGGCTTCTTCATTCGAGGGCACCCTGTCACCATGCACACAATCACCTACAGCATCAACTTCTTCACAAAG GGCGAAGTTCAGGCCTTGTTCCTGAGACATGAGGGCTATCTCGGAGCCATTGGAGCATTTCTTAAAGGAGCAGAGGAAgata ATCCAAACCAGTACAGTTGGGGTGAGAATTATGCTGGAAGCTCCGGTCTGATGAGCGTTTCTCCAGATATGAATCCCATGCAACGTGCTCGTAGTGGAACG TTTGACATGTTGGAGATGGACCGTCTGGAGAGGCAGCTGGTGAAtctgcctctgctgcaggaCCCTTCCTCTTACATCCCTGACACCGTGGACCTCACAGAGGACGCTCTGGCTCGCGAGTACTGGCTCTACTGCTTCGAGGAGGCCCTTGATGGG GTGGTTAAGAGAGCCGTAGCGAGCCAGCCTGACATACCGGAGGCAAACGAGCGAGCCGAGAAGTTCCGTCAGAAATACAGACACAAGCTTCAGACCCTCCGCCACCAGCCATT TGCTTATGGATCCCTCACTGTCAGAAGTCTTTTAGACACGAGGGAACACTGTTTAAACGAGTTCAACTTTCCTGATCCCTACTCTAAG atcaaacagagggagaatgACATGGCTCTCAAGTACTACCAGAAGGCAGTGAAGTCCATGGAGGAGTTGAGCTGGGAGCAGAGACAGTTTGCCCTGGTCAGGGGCGTCCTGGCTGGGAATGTCTTCGACTGGGGAGCCAAGGCCGTGTCAGA TGTCCTGGAATCTGATCCCGAGTTTGGCTTTGAGGAGGCTAAACGACAGTTGGAAG aGCGGCCATGGCTGGTGGATTCCTACAACCAGTGGCTGGAGAGACTAAAG GGTCCTCCTCATAAGTGTGCCTTGTTTTTCGTAGATAATAGTGGAGTAGACATCATTCTAGGGGTGATGCCTTTTGTCAGAGAGCTTCTCTCTCGAGGAACAGAG GTTGTGTTGGCCAGCAACTCTGGTCCGGCTTTGAACGATGTAACGAATGGCGAACTGCAGATATTGACTGAAAGAATCGCTGCAATGGATCAAGTGATTCA GGCCGGTCTGAGGGAGGACAGGTTGACGTTGGTCCAGAGTGGATCCAGTTCTCCCTGCCTTGATCTGAG CCGTCTAGACAAAGTGCTGGCGATGGTGGTGCGAGAGCGACAAACCGACCTGGTGATCATCGAGGGAATGGGCCGAGCCATTCACACCAACTACTACGCCATGCTCAGCTGCGAGAGCCTCAAGATGGCTGTCATCAAGAACTCGTGGCTGGCCGACCGGCTGGGAGGGAAGCTGTTCAGCGTGGTCTTCAAGTATGAGGTGCCGCCTGGAAAACCCAGCCAGGACTCTGCAGCGCTGATGCCCTCATGA